The Lactuca sativa cultivar Salinas chromosome 2, Lsat_Salinas_v11, whole genome shotgun sequence genome includes a window with the following:
- the LOC111916444 gene encoding RING-H2 finger protein ATL70-like translates to MYAVEPPYTANSSKAAGTGDYIFMAGFVFCFLLLVTFGYTIYMCRRSQSPTPISTTNDDTHNHHLIRISPGLDDDVLVTFPTFVYSDSEATGVAHKSGTTTDHAKDFGCSICLADYEPAEVVRVLPECRHFFHVKCIDMWLKTHPTCPVCRNSVIALPVQQS, encoded by the coding sequence ATGTACGCCGTAGAACCACCGTACACTGCCAACAGCAGCAAAGCCGCTGGAACCGGCGACTACATATTCATGGCCGGATTCGTCTTCTGCTTTCTCCTGCTAGTCACATTTGGATATACTATTTACATGTGCAGGCGCTCTCAATCACCAACACCAATTAGCACCACCAACGATGATACGCACAACCACCACCTCATAAGAATCTCTCCAGGTCTTGATGACGATGTCCTTGTAACTTTCCCAACATTTGTTTACTCCGACTCCGAGGCTACTGGTGTAGCTCACAAAAGTGGCACCACTACTGATCATGCCAAGGATTTCGGCTGCTCTATCTGCTTGGCCGATTATGAACCGGCAGAAGTCGTACGGGTGTTGCCTGAATGTCGCCATTTTTTTCATGTCAAGTGTATAGATATGTGGTTGAAGACTCATCCTACTTGTCCTGTGTGTCGGAACTCGGTGATTGCACTACCAGTTCAACAGAGTTGA
- the LOC111916221 gene encoding RING-H2 finger protein ATL70, whose translation MSTTVDDVAPPHTGKPPGGDAYIFVVAFFCIILLLITITYASNICKRPRSPPPPIISFGATSTTFDVADSHHLISFSRGLDDDVLVTFPTFLYSEVTIPHKGATDSCDTATDASTSGCSICLADYKSKDVVRLLPECGHLFHVKCIDTWLKAHPTCPMCRKELTD comes from the coding sequence ATGAGCACCACAGTGGACGACGTAGCACCACCACACACCGGCAAACCCCCCGGAGGTGACGCCTACATATTCGTTGTTGCGTTCTTCTGCATCATCCTCCTTCTAATAACTATCACTTACGCTTCTAACATCTGCAAGCGCCCTcggtcaccaccaccacccatcatctCTTTCGGTGCCACCAGTACCACCTTCGACGTGGCTGACAGCCACCATCTCATAAGCTTCTCTCGTGGCCTTGATGACGATGTCCTCGTGACTTTCCCCACGTTTCTTTACTCCGAGGTGACGATTCCTCACAAGGGTGCTACTGACAGCTGTGACACAGCCACCGATGCCAGCACCTCCGGTTGCTCTATTTGTTTGGCGGATTATAAATCTAAAGATGTCGTCAGGTTGTTACCGGAATGCGGCCATTTATTTCATGTCAAGTGTATAGATACGTGGTTGAAGGCTCATCCTACTTGTCCAATGTGTCGGAAGGAGTTGACTGATTGA
- the LOC111916305 gene encoding uncharacterized protein LOC111916305: MKGVKGKLLKKLKTIKTIGYLKPDRILHVNAADGLIDNFFPKPSSKCESLSVPEEGQQIEKKSSVSVQEHEIIDVSELMKDLQDDDGSDTDSVVEDKENVRPVGALVTDHKLVHANSKILAAKPLSEIDISSFRPPDLDSGTLFDPNLLAAFEQAVLEFKAQEAERRNRVLQNIEDYLDQEPETEPPLKSLKLDEIANPLSDFEKICPPGGKNSVILYTTGFRSIRKTFEDCSSIRFLLESFRVLYQERDLSMHLDFRDELWRILGRKVAPPRLFINGRYIGGAEEVLRLHEQGKFRPLLAEIPLKTSEGPCEGCAGVRFVVCCNCSGSRKVDSGEQGLPEKCTECNENGLIRCPVCC, from the coding sequence ATGAAGGGTGTAAAGGGGAAGCTCTTGAAGAAGTTGAAGACGATCAAAACAATCGGGTACCTGAAACCTGATCGAATTCTTCATGTTAATGCAGCCGATGGGCTTATCGATAATTTCTTTCCGAAACCGAGCAGTAAATGTGAATCCCTTTCGGTTCCTGAAGAAGGACAGCAGATTGAAAAAAAGAGCAGTGTTTCAGTCCAAGAACATGAAATCATTGATGTATCGGAGctcatgaaggatcttcaagatgACGATGGATCCGATACGGATAGTGTTGTTGAGGACAAAGAGAATGTTCGACCCGTTGGTGCCCTGGTTACTGATCATAAACTGGTCCATGCGAATTCCAAGATTCTTGCTGCTAAACCTTTGTCGGAGATTGACATCTCGTCTTTCCGGCCACCGGATTTAGATTCCGGCACACTTTTCGACCCGAATCTTTTAGCTGCTTTTGAGCAGGCGGTTTTGGAGTTTAAAGCACAAGAAGCAGAGAGGAGAAATAGAGTTTTACAGAACATCGAAGACTATTTAGATCAAGAACCAGAGACAGAGCCGCCATTGAAGTCGCTGAAATTAGATGAAATCGCAAATCCCCTTTCGGATTTCGAGAAAATCTGTCCGCCTGGAGGAAAAAATTCAGTGATTCTGTACACAACAGGATTCAGAAGCATCAGAAAGACATTCGAAGATTGCTCCAGTATCCGATTTTTACTagaaagttttagggttttataccaaGAACGAGATCTATCCATGCACTTGGATTTCAGAGATGAACTATGGCGGATTCTGGGCCGAAAAGTAGCACCGCCGAGGCTGTTTATAAACGGTAGGTACATCGGAGGAGCAGAGGAGGTTTTACGGTTGCACGAGCAAGGGAAGTTCCGGCCACTACTGGCTGAAATACCGCTAAAGACGTCGGAAGGGCCATGCGAAGGGTGTGCTGGAGTTCGGTTTGTGGTGTGTTGTAATTGCAGCGGTAGCAGGAAGGTGGATTCCGGTGAACAAGGATTGCCGGAAAAGTGTACTGAATGTAACGAGAATGGGCTTATCAGATGCCCTGTTTGCTGCTGA
- the LOC111916306 gene encoding uncharacterized protein LOC111916306, whose amino-acid sequence MVVGMMKWRPWPPLSSKKFETKIIIRHLQGLPENTATTNDGSQDLSRLAVEVKWKGSNKSNNPLSFKRRSVRRNVTKKGSLKDDGVIEWNEEFVTVCNFLGLKDGGFHQWEVAFTVFDDLNQEPKKGYSSIATGLLDLVEFSSSAEQNEIDISIPLSMGSGITEAAGPILHVSLSLQELRIAHENTEQAQRSIIPLPSTPLNGELSTTEKEKDEPTGLKVKIFRAISSANRAKKPCHEEEGSSDGKSSGTSYDADYPFDTDSLEGDEVDSEEVKDAESTARKSFSYGTLAYANHAGGGLSYFNSSSSEDEDWIYYRNYKEKSEYPTESIIDPLEKETPPKRSIIFPWRKRKLSFRSPKIKGEPLLKKDSGEEGGDDIDFDRRMLSSSDESSYGVKKSNEDRSSISEFGDDNFAVGKWEKKEVVSRDGHMKLETQVFFASIDQRSERAAGESACTALVAVIADWFQNNPNEMPIKSQLDSLIRDGSLEWRNLCGNEVYRARFPDKHFDLDTVLQAKIRNLSVNPEKSFIGFFQLEEGEGDLHFLDGAMSFDGIWDEISNIDGMNMNMNMNPLVYIVSWNDHFFVLKVEHDAYYVIDTLGERLYEGCDQAYVLKFDKDTVIERVVVQVDAQKSNEKTEGEKVDECESKSSEETSSVEKSEKEFVCKGKESCKEYIKSFLAAIPIRELQTDLKKGLMASSTPLVHHRLQIEFHHTQCLVEAKTETMAITV is encoded by the exons ATGGTAGTGGGCATGATGAAATGGAGGCCATGGCCACCGCTTTCATCCAAGAAATTTGAAACCAAGATTATCATCCGTCATCTCCAAGGTTTGCCTGAGAATACTGCAACCACCAACGATGGTTCTCAAGATCTTTCAAGATTGGCTGTTGAAGTTAAGTGGAAAGGGTCAAATAAGTCCAACAATCCGCTTAGTTTTAAGCGAAGAAGTGTGAGGAGGAATGTTACGAAGAAAGGGTCTTTGAAGGATGATGGGGTTATCGAATGGAACGAAGAATTTGTTACTGTTTGCAATTTCTTGGGTTTGAAAGATGGGGGTTTTCATCAGTGGGAAGTTGCATTCACGGTGTTCGAT GACTTAAATCAAGAACCAAAAAAGGGATACTCTTCAATTGCAACTGGATTGTTAGATCTTGTGGAGTTTTCTTCTTCGGCTGAGCAAAATGAGATCGATATAAGCATTCCACTTTCAATGGGTAGTGGCATAACAGAGGCTGCTGGACCTATACTTCAT GTATCTCTGAGCCTACAAGAGCTGAGGATTGCACACGAGAATACAGAACAAGCACAAAGATCCATTATACCTCTTCCATCGACACCTCTTAATGGAGAACTCTCAACTACAGAGAAAGAGAAAGACGAGCCCACGGGCCTGAAAGTTAAAATCTTCAGGGCGATATCATCAGCTAATCGGGCTAAAAAACCATGTCACGAAGAAGAGGGTAGTAGCGATGGAAAAAGCTCAGGTACAAGTTACGATGCAGATTACCCGTTTGACACCGATTCACTTGAAGGAGATGAAGTTGACTCTGAAGAAGTCAAAGATGCCGAATCCACTGCTCGTAAGTCTTTCAGTTACGGAACCCTAGCCTATGCAAATCACGCTGGAGGAGGCTTATCTTACTTCAACTCAAGCTCTAGTGAAGATGAAGACTGGATATACTACCGAAACTATAAAGAAAAATCCGAGTATCCAACTGAATCCATCATCGATCCTTTAGAAAAAGAAACCCCCCCGAAACGAAGCATCATCTTCCCATGGAGGAAACGAAAGTTGAGTTTCCGGTCACCGAAAATCAAAGGGGAGCCACTTTTGAAGAAAGATTCCGGGGAAGAAGGCGGTGATGACATCGACTTTGATCGCCGGATGTTGAGTTCTTCAGATGAGTCAAGTTATGGAGTCAAAAAGTCAAACGAAGACCGTTCCTCAATCTCTGAATTTGGAGATGATAATTTTGCAGTCGGGAAATGGGAGAAGAAAGAGGTCGTGTCCAGAGACGGACACATGAAACTTGAGACGCAAGTTTTCTTCGCGTCCATTGATCAAAGAAGCGAAAGAGCAGCGGGTGAAAGCGCGTGTACGGCTTTAGTCGCGGTTATAGCCGATTGGTTCCAAAATAACCCGAATGAAATGCCGATTAAGTCCCAATTGGATAGTTTGATTCGAGACGGGTCGTTAGAGTGGAGGAATCTTTGCGGGAATGAAGTTTATCGGGCCCGGTTTCCGGATAAACATTTTGACCTTGACACTGTTCTCCAAGCCAAGATCCGAAATCTTTCTGTAAACCCGGAGAAGTCGTTTATCGGGTTTTTtcaacttgaagaaggggaaggTGATCTTCACTTTCTTGATGGGGCTATGTCGTTTGATGGCATATGGGATGAAATAAGTAACATTGATGgcatgaacatgaacatgaacatgaacccGTTGGTGTATATCGTGAGCTGGAATGACCACTTTTTTGTGTTGAAAGTTGAGCATGATGCGTATTATGTTATTGACACGTTGGGGGAGAGGCTTTATGAGGGGTGCGATCAGGCGTATGTATTGAAGTTTGATAAAGATACGGTGATTGAGAGAGTAGTAGTACAAGTTGATGCTCAAAAGTCAAATGAGAAGACAGAAGGAGAAAAGGTCGATGAATGTGAAAGTAAAAGTAGCGAAGAAACTTCAAGTGTGGAGAAGAGCGAAAAAGAGTTTGTGTGCAAAGGGAAAGAGTCGTGTAAGGAGTATATAAAGAGCTTTTTGGCTGCAATTCCCATAAGGGAATTGCAAACGGATCTCAAGAAGGGGTTGATGGCGTCATCAACACCTCTTGTACATCATAGGCTGCAAATCGAGTTTCATCACACTCAGTGTTTGGTTGAAGCAAAGACAGAGACAATGGCGATTACAGTATGA